A section of the Deinococcus taeanensis genome encodes:
- a CDS encoding bifunctional folylpolyglutamate synthase/dihydrofolate synthase yields the protein MTVDGSLRADLEWLFARQRFGVHPGLSRVAALLARLGSPQRTFRSVLVGGTNGKGSTAATLAAMLYAGGMRPGLFTSPHLTRFTERFVAAGHEVPEGVLGAALARVRPEAEAVEASFFEIVTALGALVFAEAHVDVAVMEVGLGGRLDATNVLDPVLSVLTNVGLDHTEVLGGTLEAIAGEKAGILRAGRPAVTGVDAALLPVLRAQRADLWALGQDIGLDVIPRGWEGSDVTVRTPAGRLTVQTPLLGSHGAVNAALAAVAAQRLGVADAAIQAGAQAVVWPGRLEVLGWRGRRLVLDGAHNPDGARALSATLRGLGAEQLPVVFGGAGDKDLLGVAEALRPLASHVILTRARLSPRAAAPEALAALFPGVPVTVTDGPAEALEVLGPLPGDLALVCGSLYLLGEVRPLLLGEVSESRERWQ from the coding sequence ATGACGGTCGACGGAAGCCTGCGGGCAGATCTGGAGTGGTTGTTTGCGCGGCAGCGGTTCGGAGTGCATCCGGGACTGTCACGTGTCGCGGCGCTGCTGGCGCGGCTGGGTTCGCCTCAGCGGACGTTCCGGTCGGTGCTGGTGGGTGGTACGAACGGGAAGGGCTCTACTGCGGCGACGCTGGCGGCCATGCTGTACGCCGGGGGGATGCGGCCGGGGCTGTTCACCAGTCCTCACCTGACGCGGTTTACGGAACGGTTTGTGGCGGCGGGCCACGAGGTGCCGGAGGGGGTGCTGGGCGCGGCGCTCGCGCGGGTGCGGCCTGAGGCGGAGGCGGTGGAGGCGTCCTTCTTTGAGATCGTGACGGCGCTGGGCGCGCTGGTGTTCGCCGAGGCGCACGTGGACGTGGCCGTGATGGAAGTGGGACTGGGTGGGCGCCTGGACGCAACGAACGTGCTGGACCCGGTGCTGTCGGTGCTGACGAATGTGGGTCTGGACCACACGGAGGTTCTGGGCGGCACCCTGGAAGCCATTGCTGGGGAGAAGGCGGGCATTCTGCGGGCGGGCCGTCCGGCGGTGACGGGTGTGGACGCGGCGCTGTTGCCGGTCCTGCGGGCGCAGCGCGCGGACCTGTGGGCCCTGGGGCAGGACATCGGGCTGGATGTGATCCCCCGGGGCTGGGAGGGGTCGGACGTGACGGTCCGCACCCCGGCTGGCCGCCTGACCGTGCAGACGCCGCTGCTGGGATCACACGGGGCTGTGAATGCCGCGCTGGCGGCGGTGGCAGCCCAGCGGCTCGGGGTGGCCGACGCGGCCATTCAGGCGGGCGCGCAGGCGGTGGTCTGGCCGGGCCGTCTGGAGGTGCTGGGCTGGCGGGGCCGGCGGCTGGTGCTCGACGGGGCGCACAATCCGGATGGCGCGCGGGCGCTGAGCGCCACCTTGAGGGGCCTGGGTGCGGAGCAACTGCCGGTGGTGTTCGGGGGGGCAGGCGACAAGGACCTCCTGGGGGTGGCTGAGGCGCTGCGTCCCCTGGCCTCCCATGTGATCCTGACCCGCGCCCGGCTGAGTCCCCGGGCCGCGGCACCAGAGGCTCTGGCGGCTCTGTTTCCGGGGGTCCCGGTGACGGTGACGGACGGCCCGGCAGAGGCCCTGGAGGTTCTCGGGCCTCTGCCGGGCGACCTGGCCTTGGTGTGCGGCAGTCTGTACCTGCTGGGTGAGGTGCGGCCTCTGCTGCTGGGTGAGGTGTCCGAATCTCGTGAACGCTGGCAGTAG
- a CDS encoding polymer-forming cytoskeletal protein, translating to MGVETLNSAGGPEWLDLLHREADGDLTPTEAARLAALPAVAVQEQRERLDRVPAALSRRPDLPRSVAAPVAQEIAWRHQLAQQAPTLPRSVAAAVVADLRVDRALTLSPAPPRSVAAQVAADVRLAAVLQQSLVMPRSVARAVAQEVGVSRVLPPVLAGPQSVAAQVAHRIAADATPAALAPQPGAALIGSRPRNPAPLVMVVSLLLALTLLAVSSVWGNLAAGALVVQTLLAQVSPLAGAGLALVLLTSALVTWRPGPGMQRLGGAAFALSALLTLPALYGVASRGTMTFGQNVVISGPVAGNVIAVGGSVTLRASAQVKGEVVTLLGDVYRAPGAQVQGHVSALLGYAPGDREAVQVRPPQGVAAVTAAAFRPVLGWLGSAAWPRVFVALTGGALLLLFVSGLAPLLARRQRHAPVRTLALGVLALAALIGPAGGLALAGLLGPALLAAALTGVLLAVGLSVSAYDAGRAVASRVHLPVPDAVGALVGLSVVAASLSVPPLAFALALIGGTWGAGTLLLTRQVGGLDRAP from the coding sequence ATGGGCGTGGAGACTCTCAATTCGGCGGGCGGTCCGGAGTGGCTGGATCTTCTGCACCGTGAGGCCGATGGGGACCTGACGCCCACAGAGGCGGCGCGGCTCGCGGCTCTTCCTGCTGTCGCAGTGCAGGAGCAACGGGAGCGGCTGGACCGGGTTCCGGCGGCGCTCTCCCGGCGGCCGGACCTGCCACGGAGCGTGGCGGCGCCTGTGGCGCAGGAGATTGCGTGGCGGCACCAGCTGGCGCAGCAGGCGCCGACCCTGCCCCGCTCGGTGGCGGCCGCGGTCGTTGCGGACCTGCGGGTGGACCGGGCGCTGACCCTCTCCCCTGCCCCGCCCCGCAGCGTGGCGGCGCAGGTGGCCGCTGACGTTCGTCTGGCCGCGGTCCTGCAGCAGTCGCTCGTGATGCCCCGCAGTGTGGCGCGCGCAGTGGCGCAGGAGGTTGGCGTGTCGCGGGTTCTGCCTCCGGTGCTGGCGGGGCCGCAGAGTGTCGCAGCACAGGTGGCCCACCGCATCGCGGCGGACGCCACGCCAGCCGCGCTTGCCCCACAGCCCGGGGCCGCGCTGATCGGGTCGCGTCCGCGCAACCCGGCGCCGCTGGTGATGGTGGTGTCGTTGCTGCTGGCCTTGACGCTGCTGGCTGTGTCGAGCGTCTGGGGCAATCTGGCCGCGGGCGCGCTGGTCGTGCAGACCCTGCTGGCCCAGGTGTCTCCCCTGGCGGGGGCCGGCCTGGCCCTGGTGCTGCTGACCAGTGCGTTGGTAACGTGGCGTCCGGGTCCGGGGATGCAGCGTCTGGGCGGAGCGGCGTTCGCCCTGAGTGCGCTGCTGACCCTGCCGGCGCTGTACGGCGTGGCGTCCCGGGGGACGATGACCTTCGGGCAGAACGTGGTGATCAGCGGTCCGGTGGCCGGGAATGTGATCGCCGTGGGTGGGAGTGTCACGTTACGGGCGTCCGCGCAGGTGAAGGGTGAAGTGGTGACGCTGCTGGGAGATGTGTACCGCGCGCCAGGGGCACAGGTGCAGGGGCACGTGAGCGCCCTGCTGGGTTACGCGCCAGGGGACCGGGAAGCCGTTCAGGTGCGGCCGCCTCAGGGCGTCGCGGCGGTGACGGCGGCAGCGTTCCGCCCGGTGCTGGGGTGGCTGGGGAGCGCCGCATGGCCGCGGGTGTTTGTGGCCCTGACGGGTGGAGCGCTGCTGCTGCTGTTCGTGTCGGGTCTGGCGCCTCTGCTGGCGCGGCGGCAGCGGCACGCGCCGGTGCGGACGCTGGCGCTGGGGGTGCTGGCCCTGGCCGCGCTGATCGGGCCGGCTGGTGGTCTGGCACTGGCCGGTCTGCTGGGTCCCGCGCTGCTGGCAGCGGCGCTGACGGGCGTGCTGCTGGCCGTGGGCCTGAGTGTCAGCGCGTATGACGCGGGGCGGGCCGTGGCCAGCCGGGTGCACCTACCGGTGCCGGACGCGGTGGGAGCGCTGGTGGGCCTGAGTGTGGTGGCGGCCAGCCTGAGCGTGCCCCCACTGGCCTTCGCGCTGGCGCTGATAGGGGGCACGTGGGGCGCGGGAACGCTGCTGTTGACGCGTCAGGTCGGGGGGCTGGACCGCGCCCCCTGA
- a CDS encoding DUF177 domain-containing protein → MTDSPRIHLGALLRSSSEDAHAEGSLDHLQYEQGGETQILRFAGPAPFEVDINALGSNEMYLQGTFEPVLIMECARCLRDVEVPLELNLGTLMRYDPSVQTPYLEEADSGEELLVFGGPELDLSAFLAETTLLNAPLSVMHDEACKGLCQVCGHDLNEGPCEHMAQVPVEEIDDDLGIPEGSLHARQNPFAALADLKLPEE, encoded by the coding sequence ATGACGGATTCACCTCGGATTCACCTGGGCGCCCTGTTGCGGTCCTCTTCGGAAGACGCGCACGCAGAGGGCAGTCTTGACCACCTCCAGTACGAGCAGGGCGGCGAGACGCAGATACTGCGTTTTGCTGGTCCTGCGCCGTTCGAGGTGGATATCAACGCGCTGGGCAGTAATGAGATGTACCTGCAGGGCACGTTCGAGCCGGTGCTGATCATGGAGTGCGCCCGCTGCCTGCGGGATGTCGAGGTGCCCCTGGAGCTGAACCTGGGGACCCTTATGCGTTACGACCCGTCGGTGCAGACGCCGTACCTGGAGGAGGCGGATTCCGGTGAGGAGCTGCTGGTCTTTGGGGGGCCAGAACTGGACCTGAGCGCGTTCCTGGCCGAGACGACCCTGCTGAACGCCCCACTGAGTGTGATGCATGACGAGGCCTGTAAAGGCTTGTGTCAGGTGTGCGGGCATGACCTGAATGAGGGTCCGTGTGAGCACATGGCGCAGGTGCCGGTTGAGGAGATTGATGATGACCTGGGCATTCCGGAGGGCTCCCTGCACGCGCGGCAGAATCCGTTTGCGGCGCTTGCGGATCTGAAGCTGCCGGAGGAGTGA
- the moaC gene encoding cyclic pyranopterin monophosphate synthase MoaC, protein MSAPELTHFRDGLPRMVDVSEKVATVREATAEAWVKLPVEARTALEQGTNPKGDPLVVARLAGLAGSKRTADLVTLCHPIPVSGAEVRVTLEDAGVRVWARVRTTAPTGVEMEALTAVTVAALNVYDMLKAASKAIEITGVRLLSKVGGKSGAYVAAGTSADE, encoded by the coding sequence GTGAGTGCACCGGAACTCACGCACTTCCGTGACGGGCTGCCGCGCATGGTGGACGTCTCGGAGAAGGTCGCCACGGTCCGTGAGGCCACGGCTGAAGCCTGGGTGAAGTTACCTGTAGAGGCGCGGACTGCCCTCGAACAGGGCACGAACCCCAAAGGTGACCCGCTGGTGGTGGCCCGCCTGGCGGGGCTGGCGGGCAGCAAGCGCACCGCGGACCTGGTGACGTTGTGTCATCCCATTCCGGTGTCTGGCGCAGAGGTGCGCGTAACGCTGGAGGACGCCGGGGTGCGCGTATGGGCGCGGGTTCGTACCACGGCGCCAACAGGCGTGGAAATGGAGGCGCTGACGGCCGTGACGGTTGCGGCGCTGAACGTGTACGACATGCTGAAGGCGGCCAGCAAGGCCATTGAGATCACGGGTGTGCGGCTGCTGAGCAAGGTGGGCGGCAAGAGCGGCGCGTATGTGGCGGCCGGGACCTCCGCAGACGAGTGA
- a CDS encoding helix-turn-helix domain-containing protein, with product MKLHERLRELRSERGLRLKDVAETAGISVPYLSDLERGRTNPSLETLQTLAGAYAITVHDLLEGVEFYGASTEGALPKGLADLVADPILGPQITPDWVRTLSRIELRGKRPRDKQDWYEIYLHLKRILN from the coding sequence ATGAAACTGCACGAAAGACTCCGCGAACTGCGCAGCGAACGCGGGCTGCGGCTCAAGGACGTTGCCGAAACGGCCGGGATCAGCGTCCCGTACCTGAGCGACCTCGAGCGTGGCCGCACCAACCCCAGCCTGGAAACCCTTCAGACCCTGGCCGGTGCGTACGCGATCACCGTTCACGACCTGCTCGAAGGGGTCGAATTCTACGGCGCGTCCACCGAGGGCGCCCTGCCCAAAGGCCTGGCTGACCTTGTCGCGGACCCCATCCTGGGCCCGCAGATCACGCCCGACTGGGTCCGCACCCTGTCCCGCATCGAACTGCGCGGCAAACGTCCCCGTGACAAACAGGACTGGTACGAGATCTACCTGCACCTGAAACGCATCCTGAACTGA
- a CDS encoding S-layer homology domain-containing protein encodes MKKSLLVLTAALSFGVAAAQTAAPASAPQVPALTDVPAGHWAKDAIDRLVAQGILLGYPDGTFRGTQNLTRYEAAVIIARLLDQMKTGEVAPSEIDPETLTALQNAIQELAADLAALGVRVSDLEENAVSRDDFARLEERVEMLAAASGDAEALAGLTSQIDDLVARADDYDTLRADVDDNASSIAALNDLTVLLNQDILNLQDRVSAVEAAQADLVARADFDTLAGRVTTVETKVTSLDNRVAQLEKYAFSIKPSLSATYYVARAERNMDFDRLLPGTVFGTGDDGDSATVDTAVDYLDLTGGRVLAVNDAANFYGFSGAGNLPNGAVRVEGNTTISFGITFSNSGRFDTSKSGVTGVYVPGAGGLNVNSVDINFGIRAGLPTADPRYPDVTQDGVTYRPLFFYFSNATTKFTVGNAPVTVTFGKALKFKFADYIGDNDAIGRGDGFIVNVDGSTLPVIGAFKPTLTGVYGSRGGANGDNLYYRGVRATITPVGTLTAGVHVLQEGSDAFGQPAGQPNDVTAFGTDLHGTLAGWQVDSEYATSRIYPSRLAGAAATDVEVENAFYARTSGTIGPVKVYTLNYRSVSARYDATAGIMEANPTADNSTAPYPANRTGFGVKARAAFGPVAVGGYWDNSVAYGQSPMDTATEPTAIVDRGVAAKLNVFNLVTVRGGYYEYMANAQAPIGAAYQNKAGVRYAVRADVTPGLGFSVGAFYRNVSLDGINRASSDGGLFSNSTSAGSNEFGLATNELDSNTCPTSTCYSEYGVEVKHNGKDPAALVKGLDLTLGFAARYRTVNDSYSNNVVYGTASYSTKLGVANINTNIGFETSTFDATDTARNTTRVNGTLDIKTDTLNTVFKPSFEAYVKAYSKQYTNNLDTATPNFTASDVTYRVGVKLNEFLLPNTKLAVYYAGYQGTNRAYSPYVAASNTAGGFIDQYNGNRTVSQNLVYVEANYYDLSFGYGYGTLGLSALNGNSTGVDAARSAKGSVFKINYKVSF; translated from the coding sequence ATGAAGAAAAGCCTGCTCGTTCTCACCGCCGCGCTGTCCTTCGGCGTTGCAGCCGCACAGACGGCCGCACCCGCAAGCGCACCCCAGGTGCCCGCGCTGACCGACGTCCCCGCCGGTCACTGGGCCAAGGACGCCATCGACCGTCTGGTCGCCCAGGGCATCCTGCTCGGCTACCCCGACGGCACCTTCCGCGGCACGCAGAACCTGACCCGCTACGAAGCCGCCGTGATCATCGCCCGTCTGCTCGACCAGATGAAGACCGGCGAAGTCGCCCCCAGTGAGATCGACCCCGAAACCCTGACCGCGCTGCAGAACGCGATCCAGGAACTCGCGGCCGACCTCGCTGCCCTCGGCGTGCGCGTCAGCGACCTCGAAGAGAATGCCGTCAGCCGCGACGACTTTGCCCGCCTGGAAGAACGCGTCGAAATGCTCGCCGCCGCCAGCGGTGACGCCGAAGCGCTCGCCGGCCTCACCAGCCAGATCGACGACCTCGTGGCCCGCGCCGACGACTACGACACCCTTCGTGCCGACGTCGACGACAACGCCAGCAGCATCGCCGCCCTGAACGACCTGACCGTCCTCCTGAACCAGGACATCCTGAACCTCCAGGACCGCGTCAGCGCCGTGGAAGCCGCGCAGGCCGACCTGGTCGCCCGCGCCGACTTCGACACCCTCGCCGGCCGCGTTACCACCGTCGAGACCAAAGTCACCAGCCTCGACAACCGCGTGGCCCAGCTGGAGAAGTACGCCTTCAGCATCAAGCCCAGCCTCAGCGCCACCTACTACGTGGCCCGCGCCGAGCGCAACATGGACTTCGACCGCCTGCTGCCCGGCACGGTCTTCGGCACTGGTGACGATGGCGACTCGGCTACCGTTGATACCGCTGTGGACTACCTCGACCTGACCGGCGGCCGGGTGCTCGCGGTGAACGACGCGGCGAACTTCTACGGCTTCTCCGGCGCTGGGAACCTGCCCAACGGTGCGGTGCGCGTCGAAGGCAACACGACCATCAGCTTCGGCATCACCTTCAGCAACAGCGGCCGCTTCGATACGAGCAAGAGCGGCGTCACCGGCGTGTACGTTCCCGGGGCTGGCGGCCTGAACGTCAACTCCGTGGACATCAACTTCGGGATTCGCGCTGGCCTGCCTACCGCTGATCCCCGTTATCCTGACGTAACCCAGGACGGCGTGACCTACCGCCCCCTGTTCTTCTACTTCAGCAACGCCACCACCAAGTTCACTGTTGGCAACGCGCCCGTGACCGTGACCTTCGGCAAAGCCCTGAAGTTCAAGTTCGCTGACTACATCGGCGATAACGACGCGATCGGCCGCGGCGACGGCTTCATCGTGAACGTTGACGGCAGCACCCTGCCCGTGATCGGCGCATTCAAGCCCACCCTGACCGGCGTGTACGGCAGCCGTGGCGGCGCCAACGGTGACAACCTGTACTACCGCGGCGTGCGCGCCACCATCACTCCGGTGGGCACGCTGACCGCCGGTGTGCACGTGCTGCAGGAAGGCTCCGACGCCTTCGGTCAGCCCGCCGGCCAGCCCAACGACGTGACCGCCTTCGGCACTGACCTGCACGGTACGCTCGCCGGCTGGCAGGTGGACAGCGAGTACGCCACCAGCCGCATCTACCCCAGCCGTCTGGCCGGCGCCGCCGCCACCGACGTGGAAGTCGAGAACGCCTTCTACGCCCGCACCAGCGGCACCATCGGCCCGGTCAAGGTGTACACCCTGAACTACCGCTCCGTTAGCGCCCGCTACGACGCGACGGCTGGCATCATGGAAGCCAACCCCACCGCTGACAACAGCACTGCCCCCTACCCCGCGAACCGCACCGGCTTTGGCGTGAAGGCCCGCGCGGCTTTCGGCCCGGTCGCCGTGGGCGGCTACTGGGACAACAGCGTGGCGTACGGCCAGAGCCCCATGGACACCGCCACTGAGCCCACCGCCATCGTGGACCGTGGCGTTGCAGCCAAGCTGAACGTGTTTAACTTGGTCACCGTGCGCGGCGGCTACTACGAGTACATGGCAAACGCCCAGGCCCCTATCGGTGCCGCCTATCAGAACAAGGCTGGCGTCCGGTACGCCGTGCGTGCAGACGTGACCCCCGGCCTGGGCTTCAGCGTTGGCGCCTTCTACCGCAACGTCTCCCTGGACGGCATCAACCGTGCCAGCAGTGACGGTGGCCTGTTCAGCAACAGCACCTCTGCCGGCAGCAACGAGTTCGGTCTGGCGACCAACGAACTGGACAGCAACACCTGCCCCACCAGCACCTGCTACAGCGAGTACGGCGTCGAAGTGAAGCACAACGGCAAGGACCCGGCCGCGCTCGTCAAGGGCCTGGACCTGACCCTCGGCTTCGCTGCTCGCTACCGCACGGTGAATGACAGCTACAGCAACAACGTGGTGTACGGCACCGCCAGTTACAGCACCAAGCTGGGTGTGGCCAACATCAACACCAACATCGGCTTTGAAACCAGCACCTTCGACGCCACCGACACGGCCCGCAACACCACCCGTGTTAACGGCACCCTGGACATCAAGACCGACACGCTCAACACGGTCTTCAAGCCCAGCTTCGAAGCCTACGTCAAGGCGTACAGCAAGCAGTACACCAACAACCTCGACACCGCCACTCCCAACTTCACCGCGTCGGACGTCACCTACCGCGTGGGCGTGAAGCTCAACGAGTTCCTGCTCCCCAACACCAAGCTGGCCGTGTACTACGCCGGTTACCAGGGCACGAACCGCGCCTACAGCCCGTACGTGGCCGCCAGCAACACTGCCGGTGGATTCATTGATCAGTACAACGGCAACCGCACCGTCAGCCAGAACCTGGTGTACGTGGAAGCCAACTACTACGACCTGTCCTTTGGCTACGGGTACGGCACCCTGGGCCTCAGCGCTCTGAACGGCAACAGCACCGGCGTCGATGCTGCCCGCAGTGCTAAAGGTTCAGTCTTCAAGATCAACTACAAGGTCAGCTTCTAA
- a CDS encoding manganese-dependent inorganic pyrophosphatase codes for MLAVFGHLNPDTDAITAALVYAHLLTRQGVQAQAYRLGELNFETAFVLREAGMQAPALLPELPAGTAVALVDHNESAQSAPNLSELNVTRVVDHHKLGDLTTTQPPYLRFEPVGCTGTILLKLHREAGLEVDVLDARLMLSAILSDTLHFRSPTTTADDQDAVAFLAPVAGIEDVETYALAMFAAKSDLGDTPAETLLRMDYKVFPFGHPGAPQQWGIGVIETTNPAYVFGRQAELLRAMDAVKAEDGLNGVLLSVVDILNGTNRTLVLSATEEKVLREAFGASAGEQVADLGARISRKKQIVPALEEYFNQA; via the coding sequence ATGCTTGCTGTTTTCGGTCACCTGAATCCCGACACCGACGCCATCACGGCCGCCCTTGTCTACGCCCACCTTCTGACCCGGCAGGGGGTGCAGGCGCAGGCTTACCGTTTGGGCGAACTGAACTTTGAAACGGCGTTCGTTCTCCGTGAAGCAGGTATGCAGGCCCCTGCGCTGCTTCCGGAGCTGCCGGCTGGGACGGCAGTGGCCCTGGTAGACCACAACGAGAGCGCCCAGTCTGCTCCGAACCTGAGCGAACTGAACGTGACGCGGGTGGTAGACCATCACAAGCTGGGGGACCTGACGACCACCCAGCCGCCGTACCTGAGGTTCGAGCCGGTAGGATGCACTGGGACCATCCTGCTCAAGCTGCACCGTGAGGCGGGCCTGGAGGTGGATGTGCTGGACGCGCGACTGATGCTGAGCGCAATTCTGAGTGACACGCTGCACTTCCGCAGTCCGACGACGACCGCTGATGACCAGGACGCGGTCGCGTTCCTGGCGCCTGTAGCAGGCATTGAGGACGTGGAGACGTATGCACTGGCGATGTTCGCGGCAAAGAGTGACCTGGGGGACACCCCTGCGGAAACGCTGCTGCGCATGGATTACAAGGTGTTCCCCTTCGGGCATCCGGGTGCGCCTCAGCAGTGGGGAATTGGCGTGATTGAAACCACGAATCCCGCGTACGTGTTCGGACGTCAGGCTGAACTGCTGCGGGCCATGGACGCGGTGAAGGCAGAGGACGGCCTGAACGGCGTGCTGCTGAGTGTGGTGGACATCCTGAACGGCACCAACCGGACGTTGGTGTTGAGTGCCACGGAGGAGAAGGTGCTGCGTGAGGCGTTCGGCGCTTCGGCAGGTGAGCAGGTGGCGGATCTGGGTGCGCGCATCAGCCGCAAGAAGCAGATCGTGCCGGCCCTGGAGGAGTACTTCAACCAGGCCTGA
- a CDS encoding carboxypeptidase M32, with the protein MTFNDLKRRLGQISDLNAAAGLLSWEQETFMPPEAARVRGLQLATLAGLSHELFTAAETAQLLGEAQPGTEADAAVLRVARRDFEKATKLPTAFVEKQARAQNEAHHAWLDARARSDFAAFAPYLERMLNLARRQADLMGFEEHPYDALLDDYEPGMRASQVKTVFADLRDRTLPLLRRIRAAGDAADYSVLTRPFPAEAQKAFAWRVAGEAFGLLGSFARQDESAHPFQSNFSRSDIRITTRVEPYWPACLFGTWHEAGHAMYERGVADRWERTPVSRGASLGVHESQSRMFENLLGRSLPFWERYFPELQAAAPQVTEGLDARALYRAVNRVNPSLIRVEADEVTYNFHIMLRFELELALLDGSLAVRDLPEAWNARMQEYLGLTPPDDARGVLQDIHWSAGLIGYFPTYTLGNLLSVQLLEAARRDEAVAAGVDRAEYGPLRAWLAQQVHQHGRSLTPVELTVQATGQPLTADPYVAYLHRKYGEIYSLNGDGPQA; encoded by the coding sequence ATGACCTTTAATGACCTTAAACGCCGTCTGGGGCAGATCAGTGACCTGAATGCCGCTGCGGGCCTGCTGTCGTGGGAGCAGGAGACGTTCATGCCGCCCGAGGCGGCCCGGGTGCGGGGCCTGCAGCTGGCCACCCTGGCGGGCCTGTCGCATGAGCTGTTCACCGCCGCGGAGACCGCGCAGCTGCTGGGTGAAGCGCAACCGGGCACTGAGGCGGACGCTGCGGTGCTCCGCGTGGCGCGGCGGGATTTCGAGAAGGCCACGAAGTTACCCACGGCGTTTGTGGAGAAGCAGGCCCGCGCGCAGAATGAGGCGCACCATGCGTGGCTGGACGCCCGGGCCCGCAGTGATTTTGCGGCGTTTGCGCCGTATCTGGAACGCATGCTGAATCTTGCGCGGCGGCAGGCGGACCTGATGGGCTTTGAGGAGCATCCGTACGACGCGTTACTTGACGATTACGAGCCGGGCATGCGGGCGTCACAGGTGAAGACGGTTTTCGCGGATCTGCGTGACCGGACGCTGCCGCTGCTCAGACGCATTCGGGCCGCAGGTGACGCGGCGGACTACAGCGTGCTGACACGGCCCTTCCCGGCCGAAGCACAGAAGGCGTTTGCGTGGCGCGTGGCGGGCGAAGCGTTCGGCCTGCTGGGGTCGTTCGCGCGGCAGGATGAGAGTGCACATCCCTTCCAGTCGAATTTCAGCCGCAGTGATATCCGCATTACCACGCGCGTTGAGCCGTACTGGCCGGCGTGCCTGTTCGGTACGTGGCATGAGGCGGGCCACGCCATGTACGAGCGGGGCGTGGCAGACCGCTGGGAACGCACGCCCGTGTCCCGGGGCGCGAGCCTGGGCGTGCATGAGAGTCAGTCGCGGATGTTCGAGAATCTGCTGGGACGCAGCCTGCCCTTCTGGGAGCGGTACTTCCCGGAGTTGCAGGCGGCGGCGCCGCAGGTAACCGAGGGTCTGGATGCGCGCGCCCTGTACCGTGCAGTGAACCGCGTGAACCCCAGCCTGATCCGCGTGGAAGCCGACGAGGTCACGTACAACTTCCACATCATGCTGCGCTTTGAACTGGAGCTGGCCCTGCTGGACGGCAGCCTGGCCGTGCGTGACCTGCCTGAGGCCTGGAACGCGAGGATGCAGGAGTACCTGGGCCTGACGCCGCCGGATGACGCTCGCGGGGTGCTGCAGGACATTCACTGGTCAGCGGGGCTGATCGGGTACTTTCCGACCTATACCCTGGGGAACCTGCTGAGTGTGCAGCTGCTGGAGGCCGCGCGGCGGGATGAGGCTGTGGCGGCAGGCGTGGACCGGGCTGAGTACGGGCCGCTGCGGGCGTGGCTGGCGCAGCAGGTGCATCAGCATGGACGCAGCCTGACGCCAGTGGAGCTGACGGTGCAGGCGACCGGGCAGCCACTCACCGCTGATCCGTACGTGGCCTATCTCCACCGGAAATATGGCGAGATTTACAGCCTGAATGGGGACGGCCCCCAGGCCTGA